In the genome of Oncorhynchus clarkii lewisi isolate Uvic-CL-2024 chromosome 4, UVic_Ocla_1.0, whole genome shotgun sequence, one region contains:
- the LOC139407722 gene encoding zinc finger and BTB domain-containing protein 25-like, translating to MDVSSHSLFLLQQLNVQREFGFLCDCTVAIGNVYFKAHRAVLAAFSNYFKMIFIHQSSECIKIQPTDIQPDVFSYLLHIMYTGMGPKQPVDQGRLQEGIKFLHAYQLCRNPDEGSPDVGDLVRMSNLYGIQISSQLANKEGTEGPKGSAGARGGGGPEDGRSSTLAGRSHAAQFSMTVGMEGLPSSDRQPFSGLLRGVSSVASGDDSDISTRIKQERMEEGEGKEGHQVLGRVGSPTSPSAQGGSPCQGLLFKDGPLVLLCPRCGERCSSPEGLRKHLFSHAACSLDPSGLMEDLSQGGVGDPEGPEDKQQRGAPQDQLDAGCLEEALRQSQALANELAAELSWSRGGIAIGTSPPPTTTSSTSHARKRKIACAVCSLRFAQKSQLQEHMYTHTGKPSRYHRYSRLCSQLIHASGHFCEGQPEGGVGVAASTTVMLTEESNREAQDNGSSCYSLDSEISQESVDAVTVE from the exons ATGGACGTGTCCAGCCACAGCCTGTTCCTCCTGCAGCAGCTCAACGTCCAGAGGGAGTTCGGCTTCCTGTGTGACTGTACTGTCGCCATTGGCAACGTGTACTTCAAGGCCCACCGGGCCGTCCTGGCTGCCTTCTCCAACTACTTCAAGATGATCTTCATTCATCAGTCAAG CGAGTGCATTAAAATCCAGCCCACAGACATCCAGCCGGATGTGTTCAGTTACCTGCTCCACATCATGTACACTGGCATGGGCCCCAAGCAGCCAGTGGACCAGGGCCGCCTACAGGAGGGCATCAAGTTTCTCCATGCCTACCAGCTGTGCCGTAACCCCGACGAGGGTTCCCCCGATGTTGGCGACCTGGTCCGTATGTCCAACCTGTACGGTATTCAGATTTCATCCCAGTTGGCCAACAAAGAGGGTACTGAGGGCCCTAAAGGTAGTGCAGGGGCCCGAGGAGGAGGCGGCCCGGAGGACGGGCGTTCGTCCACCCTGGCGGGCCGCTCCCACGCCGCACAGTTCTCAATGACCGTGGGGATGGAGGGCCTCCCCTCCTCGGACCGTCAGCCCTTCTCTGGTCTCCTCCGTGGCGTCTCCTCAGTGGCTTCCGGCGACGACTCAGACATCTCGACACGCATCAagcaggagaggatggaggaaggagagggaaaggagggccACCAGGTGCTGGGAAGGGTAGGGTCTCCAACATCTCCCTCAGCCCAGGGCGGCAGCCCCTGCCAGGGCCTCCTGTTCAAGGATGGACCTCTGGTGCTGCTGTGCCCCCGCTGTGGCGAGCGCTGCTCCTCCCCCGAGGGGCTCCGCAAGCACCTGTTCAGCCATGCCGCCTGTTCCCTGGATCCCAGTGGACTAATGGAGGACCTCTCCCAGGGCGGGGTAGGGGACCCGGAGGGCCCTGAGGACAAGCAGCAACGTGGGGCCCCCCaggatcagctagatgcaggctgCTTAGAGGAGGCCCTGCGGCAGAGCCAGGCCCTAGCTAATGAGCTAGCTGCTGAGCTAAGTTGGAGCAGGGGCGGTATAGCCATTGGCACTAgtccaccccccaccaccacctccagtACCAGTCACGCACGAAAGCGCAAGATCGCTTGTGCTGTGTGCAGCTTGCGCTTCGCCCAGAAGAGCCAGCTGCAGGAGCACATGTATACTCACACGGGCAAGCCGTCACGCTACCACCGCTACAGCCGCCTCTGCAGCCAGCTCATCCACGCCTCCGGACACTTCTGCGAGGGGCAACCGGAGGGCGGTGTTGGGGTGGCAGCAAGCACCACAGTAATGTTGACGGAGGAGTCCAACAGGGAAGCTCAGGACAATGGCAGCTCCTGCTATTCGCTAGACTCTGAGATCTCACAAGAGAGCGTGGATGCCGTCACTGTGGAATGA
- the LOC139406943 gene encoding zinc finger and BTB domain-containing protein 1-like has protein sequence MARPSHSEHVLQQFNNQREWGFLCDCCIAIGDIHFRAHKAMLAACSSYFRMMFIRDQQGTARMDLSNMQISAECFDLILQLMYLGRIVVGSYEFEELKASMAFLQMYYIPDSLEDLGDIRSASNLTPSSSSSSSSSSSAGPAIIGKMMFGVRMYEQQKPGAPESKPKVAITAVQPSIPVPVNRPPLVVEDVAPPLVVVASPFLDSVAEQPCDLRKRPSARIATLKERPRFGRTYTCDDCGFVFSCEKLLIEHILTCTNRKAFKVPRTSAGADNDSSKAESSASEEMEEHRVVCKARGDWPDHKSDSDTAIRSVATGTENESGSARNITIKVEPEENVVSEMMDGIKVVQVEDISARHSALNDTMRDPIKFDQEPKAGVSVMNDSNKPFEGHMSSNEDSGIPAKMHKIKEEKKDVKSLPCELCGELLTEEYQSAHYISSHMGHICACGRCGQVLIKGWQLQEHAERCGEPQSADTDSHGEEGDTPLPEDLQAMDDGLLEGGDLACPHCGLLFQGESLALEHALTCHEQELFRPVLLEDDGVEPDHRRKHFCAICGKGFYQRCHLREHYTVHTKEKQFSCQTCGKQFLRERQLRLHTDMHKGMARYVCPVCDQGTFLKHDHVRHMTSHLSAGETICQVCFQIFPSGEHLEKHMDVHLYICSVCGEKFRLRKDMRSHYNSKHTKRLCPA, from the coding sequence ATGGCGAGGCCTAGCCACAGTGAGCATGTCCTGCAGCAGTTCAACAACCAGCGGGAGTGGGGCTTCCTGTGTGACTGCTGCATTGCCATTGGCGACATCCACTTCCGGGCCCACAAGGCCATGCTGGCTGCCTGCAGCTCCTATTTCCGCATGATGTTCATCCGAGACCAACAGGGGACGGCGCGCATGGACCTCAGCAACATGCAGATTAGCGCGGAGTGCTTCGACCTAATCCTGCAGCTCATGTACTTGGGCCGCATCGTGGTGGGCAGCTACGAGTTCGAGGAGCTCAAGGCCTCAATGGCCTTCCTGCAGATGTACTACATCCCTGACTCCCTGGAGGACCTCGGGGACATCAGAAGCGCCTCAAACCTCAcaccgtcctcctcttcctcgtccagCTCCTCTTCGTCCGCTGGCCCAGCAATTATCGGCAAAATGATGTTTGGAGTCCGCATGTATGAGCAGCAGAAGCCAGGTGCCCCAGAGAGCAAGCCCAAAGTTGCAATTACTGCTGTGCAACCAAGCATTCCTGTCCCAGTCAACAGGCCTCCACTCGTGGTGGAGGACGTGGCACCCCCTTTGGTAGTAGTAGCATCACCGTTTCTAGACAGTGTAGCTGAGCAACCTTGTGACCTGCGCAAGAGGCCCAGCGCCCGGATCGCCACCTTAAAAGAGCGCCCCCGCTTCGGACGCACATACACCTGCGATGACTGCGGCTTTGTTTTCAGTTGCGAGAAGCTGCTGATTGAGCATATCCTCACCTGCACCAACCGTAAGGCCTTCAAGGTCCCCAGGACCAGCGCAGGGGCAGACAATGATTCCAGCAAGGCGGAGAGCTCGGCCTCTGAGGAGATGGAGGAGCACAGGGTGGTCTGCAAGGCTAGAGGAGATTGGCCGGACCACAAGTCTGACTCCGACACGGCGATCAGGTCTGTGGCAACTGGTACGGAAAACGAGTCTGGGTCTGCCAGAAATATCACCATCAAGGTGGAGCCGGAAGAAAACGTGGTGTCCGAGATGATGGATGGCATTAAGGTGGTCCAGGTGGAAGATATCAGTGCGAGACACAGTGCACTCAATGACACTATGAGGGACCCGATTAAATTTGACCAGGAGCCCAAGGCTGGTGTTTCCGTCATGAACGACAGCAACAAGCCATTTGAAGGGCACATGTCCAGCAATGAGGATTCTGGCATACCTGCTAAGATGCACAAGAttaaagaggagaagaaggacGTGAAAAGTTTGCCATGTGAGCTGTGTGGAGAGCTTCTCACGGAGGAGTACCAGTCAGCCCACTACATCTCCAGCCACATGGGCCACATCTGTGCCTGTGGGAGGTGTGGCCAGGTCCTAATCAAGGGGTGGCAACTGCAGGAGCATGCTGAGCGCTGTGGCGAACCTCAGAGTGCGGACACTGACTCTCATGGGGAGGAAGGCGACACGCCCCTGCCAGAGGACCTGCAGGCCATGGACGATGGACTGCTGGAGGGGGGCGACCTGGCCTGCCCCCATTGTGGCCTGCTTTTCCAAGGTGAAAGCCTGGCCTTGGAACACGCTCTGACCTGCCATGAGCAGGAGCTGTTCCGCCCTGTCCTACTGGAGGATGACGGTGTCGAGCCTGACCACCGGCGCAAGCATTTCTGTGCCATCTGTGGTAAGGGCTTCTACCAGCGCTGCCACCTGCGGGAGCACTACACCGTCCACACCAAGGAGAAGCAGTTCAGCTGTCAGACGTGCGGCAAGCAATTCCTGCGTGAGCGGCAGCTCCGGCTGCACACCGACATGCACAAGGGCATGGCGCGCTACGTCTGCCCCGTGTGCGACCAGGGCACCTTCCTCAAACACGACCATGTGCGCCACATGACCTCGCACCTGTCGGCCGGGGAGACTATCTGCCAGGTGTGCTTTCAAATCTTCCCCAGCGGAGAGCACCTGGAGAAGCACATGGACGTGCACCTGTACATCTGTAGCGTCTGTGGGGAGAAGTTTCGCCTTCGCAAGGACATGCGGAGCCACTACAACTCCAAACACACCAAAAGACTGTGTCCTgcctga